CAGACGCCCATGGGCGAAAGCGCAAACGAAACGCCTCAAGAATAAGCGTATCCTCGACATCCCCGACGGGATAGCCAAACTTCCCCGCATCTGCGTAAAAGTCCCCCGCCGAGCCCGCATCAGGCCAGACAGACAAGCCCCCTCGCGCCAACCGCGCCCAGTCAAACCGTGCACCAGGATCACTCTTGCGTCCTGGCGCCATATCCGAATGCCCGATAACCCGCTCGGGAGGGATCGCCCAGCGCGCCATAATTTCGGACATCAATAGCTCAAGGCGCGCCATCTGCAGCTCGGGAAACGGATGATTGCCACGGTTTGCCAGCTCTATTCCGATAGAGCAGGAGTTCACATCCGTGACATCCCCCCAACGCCCTGCGCCCGCGTGCCATGCCCTCATGTCTTCGGGCACAAGTCGCGTGATCTGACCCCGCTCACTAATCACATAATGCGCCGAAACCTCAGCTTCAGGAGCGCACAGTCGCTCAATCGCCGCTTCGGCGGACTGCATCGCAGTGTAGTGGATCACAAGCAAATCAGGGCGCGTAGCCTCACGCCGCGCGCCCTGATTTGGCGATATCACATCGCAAATTTTGAGCGTATTGCTCACTCGCTCGTGACAGCTGCCGCATCCAGCGGCTCTTCCGCTTGCAGCCCTACTGACTTGGCTGCCCGAAACGGTGCAGGATCCCAAGAGCAGGCATAACCATCACCATCAGGGTCAAGTCCGAGACGGTCGCGTTCAGGCCCGCCCTTCGACAGAAACTCACTTTGCGCCAAGTCAGGCGATGGGTATTTAGCACAGTTGCGCGTGTACTTCGCCTGCAAGTTCAAACCGACACGGCGATAAATGCCTTGCCCTCTCGGATTTGATGTATTGAGCGCAAACTCAACAATATTCGGTCCACCACGTCCTGTCCGAGTGGGCACAGCCGTCGGAGCCACATCTTGATACTGCGCTTTCAACGCCGCGCGCCGCGCCGCGTCGTCTTCAATACTGCGCTGCTCGCCAACAGCGCCAAAGTCATTTTCATTTGAAATCCCCGCCGCATTGGTCACGGCGGGCGCTGGATTGCTCGGGCTCGCGTTCAGAACCTGCCCGCTGGGACGCGTCGCATCCAAGACCGCGCTGACCTCTGAGGCGACATCGCTTTCGGGCGTGCCGAGAATTTCCTCACTCACAGCGTTTGGACCAGGCAAAGCGGTTTGGCTAAGCTGCGCCTCGCGTGCGGCTTCTTTCGCGCTATACTCTTGATAGCTGCCAAATCCGACGCCATCGCCAGTATTTGGCGCTCCGCTATCGGGGATCGCCGGAGCACAGGCGGCGAGAGCCAAACCTGCAAAACTCATCAAAATAACATTTTTCACAGTCTGTCCTGCCTTTTCAAAGCAACTTTGCAATTTCGCAGCCCCTTACCACCATTTTGCAGGTTTGGCCACAAAACCAGCCGCTTGCTCAAGTGCATAGGCGGTATTCAGCAAGTCGCCTTCTTCCCAAGGCCGTCCAATCAGTTGCAAGCCCAAAGGCAAGCCTTGGCTGTCTGTCCCCGTGGGGACAGCGATACCAGGCAGCCCCGCAAGGTTTACCGTCACAGTGAACACGTCATTCAGATACATCGCAATCGGATCCGCCTCGGACATCTCACCCAGCCCAAACGCCGCACTTGGCGTCGCTGGCGTGAGAATAGCATCAACACCCGCGGCAAAAACCTCTTCAAAGTCGCGTTTGATGAGCGTACGCACTTTGCGAGCGCGATTGTAATAGGCGTCATAGAAGCCTGCGGACAAAACATAAGTGCCAACCATGACACGGCGTTGCACCTCATGCCCAAAGCCCTCGGCACGCGTTTTTTCATACATCTCTGTAATGCCATCACCTGCGGCAAGTTTGGCGCGGTGACCATAGCGCACACCGTCATACCGCGCGAGATTGCTTGAGGCTTCCGCAGGCGCGATCACATAATAGGTTGGCAATGCATATTTCGTGTGGGGCAGGCTGATATCAACAATCTTCGCACCCGCCGCCTTGAGCATCTCTGTGCCCTCGGCCCAGAGCTTCTCGATCTCCTCTGGC
This genomic window from Lentibacter algarum contains:
- a CDS encoding N-acetylmuramoyl-L-alanine amidase, producing the protein MSNTLKICDVISPNQGARREATRPDLLVIHYTAMQSAEAAIERLCAPEAEVSAHYVISERGQITRLVPEDMRAWHAGAGRWGDVTDVNSCSIGIELANRGNHPFPELQMARLELLMSEIMARWAIPPERVIGHSDMAPGRKSDPGARFDWARLARGGLSVWPDAGSAGDFYADAGKFGYPVGDVEDTLILEAFRLRFRPWASGRLSREDAALMSGLAARWPCKRVFA